In Microcaecilia unicolor chromosome 1, aMicUni1.1, whole genome shotgun sequence, the following are encoded in one genomic region:
- the LOC115474616 gene encoding 3-mercaptopyruvate sulfurtransferase-like: MSQQVLFRTLVSAKWLSEAIRSTPLGAGLRVLDASWYLPKLRRDARREFRERHIPGAVFFDIEACSDRTSPYDHMLPSEDDFSEYVGNLGIGNRTHVVVYDSSDQGSYSAPRVWWMFQVFGHKAVSLLDGGLRNWLQEGYPVSSGITRPTPMEFQAKLHQSQVKTHEDIVENMETHAFQLVDARSEGRFRGIEPEPREGIEPGHIPGSANMPFFTFLTESGYEKKPDEIRQMFQQKGIDISKPIVATCGSGVTACHVALATFLCGKEDSAIYDGSWVEWYMRARPEDVVSEGRGKTVKQA; the protein is encoded by the exons ATGTCCCAGCAGGTTCTATTTAGGACCCTGGTGTCAGCTAAGTGGCTGTCAGAAGCTATCCGCTCTACTCCATTAGGTGCAGGACTGCGGGTACTTGATGCATCCTGGTACCTCCCCAAGTTGAGGCGTGATGCCCGCAGAGAGTTTCGAGAGCGCCATATCCCTGGTGCGGTGTTCTTTGATATTGAGGCTTGCTCCGACCGCACCTCACCGTATGACCACATGCTGCCCAGTGAGGATGACTTCAGTGAGTACGTGGGGAATCTCGGCATCGGCAATAGGACGCACGTTGTGGTATATGATTCCAGTGATCAGGGCTCTTACTCTGCTCCCCGTGTCTGGTGGATGTTTCAGGTCTTCGGGCACAAAGCAGTATCACTGCTGGATGGGGGACTGAGGAACTGGTTGCAGGAGGGTTATCCAGTCAGCTCTGGGATTACTCGTCCAACTCCCATGGAGTTTCAGGCCAAGCTTCACCAGTCACAGGTTAAGACGCATGAGGATATTGTGGAGAACATGGAGACTCATGCGTTCCAGCTTGTGGATGCCCGGTCCGAAGGGAGGTTCAGAGGAATTGAGCCAGAACCGAGAGAAg GGATTGAGCCTGGTCATATTCCCGGTTCAGCGAACATGCCATTTTTCACCTTTCTGACTGAATCTGGCTATGAGAAAAAGCCTGATGAGATCCGCCAGATGTTCCAACAGAAGGGCATTGATATCTCCAAACCAATAGTGGCGACATGTGGCTCAGGTGTCACTGCCTGTCATGTGGCACTGGCAACCTTCCTGTGCGGCAAGGAGGACTCTGCTATCTATGATGGGTCCTGGGTGGAGTGGTACATGCGTGCCAGGCCTGAGGACGTGGTCTCTGAGGGGCGGGGAAAGACTGTGAAACAGGCCTGA